GTGTCTGTGATGGACAATATTCGCCGCATTCTCAACGCCAGAGCGGGCAGTATCGAGCACCTTCCCGACTACGGGCTACCTGATATGAGTAAAATGATCCAAGGTCTCCCCGGCACCGCTCACAATATGATGACCATTTTATCGGCAACGTTACTCAAGTATGAGCCTCGCATCAAATCACTCTCTTTAGTGTTATTACCGCAAAACAGCTTTGGGGCACTCCATTACGCCCTTGAGGTTGAATTACATGAGCAAGGTTTGATCCGCTATGGCACTGAGTTTATGCCTGATGGGCGCATTCTCGTCCATCATCTAAAAAAACAATTCGATACGATTTAAACCGACGACAGCGTGAGAAGACTATGAACCCAGATTTAAACACATTGCGCCTTGGTGGCGACCCGCGCACGCTGGCTGATTTTGCCGCGCTCAAAGAAGAATTAAATAAACGCTTTCACCCTGCCCGCCCTGATGTAGATTGGGCGCGTGCCCACGGACTTTGTTTGTCCTTATTCAACCAAAACGGCGCTGATTTACAAACTTGCGCATGGTTTACCCTGATCCGCCAGCATCAAAATGGCATCGCGGGATTAAACGAAGGCTTATCGTTACTCCAACATTTACTGAGCCGCCACTGGCAAGGATTATGGCCACAACAGACCCATGCCCGGGTTGAAATTCTCGCGACGCTGAGCCAACAATTGATGACGGGGCTACGCGCCCATGCGCCTGTTTATGCAGACCTGCCAGCACTGTATCAAACTGAAGCGACGCTCAACCAAATCGGACAGTTACTGCAAACATTAGAGCTCAAACACCTTACTCAGCTGGAACGACTGCAAAACTTGCTCACCACCCAAGCCAAGCAGCTCGAAAATACCGATGTTCCTGATAGTGGTTTTATTCCACCAACGCCGCTGCAATTGCCAAAAACCTCGCCATCGTCATTTCATGCCCGTACCGCCGCAACGCCAATTTCCATCAAAGCCAATGCCACCATCAGCGCACCGACACCAACCCAGCCTTCTTACCGCAAAGGCATTTGTGTGGGTCTGGCTTTCGGTATTGTGCTCACAGGCGCGCTGTGTGCAGGCACCTTGTATGTCTTACACCCACAAATCAATAACCACGTTTTAGCGCAAGCTCTCCCACAGCTCCCTGACTTTACGCCGAATATTGCTTCAATACTTGAGCAACAATTACAGCCTAATGCCGCGCAACCCAATAGTTTTTCTCCAGAAAAACTCAAGATAATCGATAACTACCTCGTGGAATTAGAGTCCGTCTCCCCTATTTGGTCTCAGCAGTATGGATTAAATATGGTCAGTTACCTCACGAAGCAATATGGTGAACGGCAAGAAGTCAGCACATTTAATGATAAATGGCAGCAAAATATGCAAATTAATGCGTTATCTAGCGATAAATTACAACAATGGTCTGAGGGGATGACGGAGTTAAACAATCTCAGTACACGCTTAGATAGCCTTGATGGTAAACCGCGCAGCTATATCACGGGGTCTGAATTAAAAACCGTGATTTTCAATGCCCGCCAGCACTTTAATCAAAGCGTTCCGTTAGAAGAAGAATTACGCCGCCTTGAGCAACTTCAAACCCAAGGCTCCGTCCCTGAGTCTGAATACCAACGGATTGATAACCATTTTAAACAGCTACTCAATCGCTATGCGTTGATAAGACAAGATAAGTCTTAATGCAATTTCTGCTCTGAATTCTACATTTGAATGAGGAGTTTCCCCTAGCTCTTCCTCAAAATTGATTACTATCAATTGAATGGAACTGCACTTTTTATGAGTGTCAATTTTCTATGAATAGCGATTCTCTACAAATAACAAAGGATGTTTTTTAATGAAATGGAATTTAACTCGAACGCAATATATGGCTGATTTTATTGTTGTTCCTATTTACGTGATTGTGGCATTTACTGTGGCACTTTTTCGTGAAAGTGCTCAATTATCTTGGTTGCTCTATTTTATGTTGGGATGGTGTATTTGGACGCTGATGGAATATATTATTCATCGCCATGGCTTCCATTTTTACTATAAAAGAGATCACGCAAGACACCATGTAAAACCGAAAGCATGGATAGGAACAACCCCTTTAGTCAGCACCTCGCTCCTCGCCATTATTTGGGGCTTATGTGCTATTATCAGTAATAATATCGGGTTAGGTAGCATTATTTTTATTGGTTTTTGCTTTGGTTATTATAGTTATATTGGTATTCATTATTTAATTCATCATTCTAAGCTGGCAATTATTAACACCCTTCGCCACCATCATGAATTACACCATCGTAACCCTCGCATCAAT
The Providencia alcalifaciens DNA segment above includes these coding regions:
- the tssE gene encoding type VI secretion system baseplate subunit TssE, yielding MSQPSLYEMLTGYFAGGLDIDAIPEHDQVMVSVMDNIRRILNARAGSIEHLPDYGLPDMSKMIQGLPGTAHNMMTILSATLLKYEPRIKSLSLVLLPQNSFGALHYALEVELHEQGLIRYGTEFMPDGRILVHHLKKQFDTI
- a CDS encoding VasL domain-containing protein, whose translation is MNPDLNTLRLGGDPRTLADFAALKEELNKRFHPARPDVDWARAHGLCLSLFNQNGADLQTCAWFTLIRQHQNGIAGLNEGLSLLQHLLSRHWQGLWPQQTHARVEILATLSQQLMTGLRAHAPVYADLPALYQTEATLNQIGQLLQTLELKHLTQLERLQNLLTTQAKQLENTDVPDSGFIPPTPLQLPKTSPSSFHARTAATPISIKANATISAPTPTQPSYRKGICVGLAFGIVLTGALCAGTLYVLHPQINNHVLAQALPQLPDFTPNIASILEQQLQPNAAQPNSFSPEKLKIIDNYLVELESVSPIWSQQYGLNMVSYLTKQYGERQEVSTFNDKWQQNMQINALSSDKLQQWSEGMTELNNLSTRLDSLDGKPRSYITGSELKTVIFNARQHFNQSVPLEEELRRLEQLQTQGSVPESEYQRIDNHFKQLLNRYALIRQDKS
- a CDS encoding sterol desaturase family protein; the protein is MKWNLTRTQYMADFIVVPIYVIVAFTVALFRESAQLSWLLYFMLGWCIWTLMEYIIHRHGFHFYYKRDHARHHVKPKAWIGTTPLVSTSLLAIIWGLCAIISNNIGLGSIIFIGFCFGYYSYIGIHYLIHHSKLAIINTLRHHHELHHRNPRINYGVSVRFWDYIFRTKA